A genomic stretch from Falco naumanni isolate bFalNau1 chromosome 8, bFalNau1.pat, whole genome shotgun sequence includes:
- the CDHR2 gene encoding cadherin-related family member 2: MAWNSLVLLPFLLVTVSGNAAPFFNMTFVYVPEDLELGQLAFQLTATDIDGDPLTYSISGPEAFYFTADAQTGNVMLRNTLDRELHAKLTITVRVSDGMNDAVSRKLTIIVEDRNDNAPVFQHLPYETSIPENMKPNSTIYTVFANDSDTGNASKVSYSIEEVIPDSMKNQRLFYILSNGSVMLNGSLDYAKNTFYQLKILAMDSGGMLHNELIFQKSSAYLTLTIRDLPNLDPRFLNEPYSGSVPENCALGTTVLTVTAMDRDTGVNDEISYSITNASIPFAINDTTGIITVSGSLDREQLPGEEVLLEVMAREKKLDIHGKVAQASTLVTVMVTDVNDNKPQFYHCSLPSCNFSTGAQNNFRGNIIEHSSSRLPVSNLSIVAHDPDKSINSNYGLYLQGPNASAFTVSPTKIVGTGEVQLLVQDPSSVDYEISHFMVVQIVANDTGNPTNCCSTATVTISITDSNDHIPEFPQSTYSLSVMENSPAGTVISPNITAYDPDSGAWGQITYQLLPENIRKIFMVNTTTGALLVQNGSLLDRETRSIYHANLQAKDGGNLVGTTVLEITVLDDNDIAPIITGSYFISVEEGQNVRTQIQAIDNDEPGSNNSKLGFKILPGPFSDNFTIDAATNEIYSKEPLDREALEDARGQMVVTVEVYDHGVPQHTTSVNVTITVGDVNDNAPVFLSQSYNFSVFEDSPGSLVGEVEATDADRTEINSRISFLLQRGSGSSNFLIRSSSLGPGHYSGQLSVDPDMSLDYDTLQQKFFSLVVLAENTAADNVGDKANVSVVVHILDINDEPPTVLLPSLQDVRVSENGTQQGLVHTLLASDPDTNHSLVFKKLAVACFKGASSAGEVCWDWFVLAPNGSVLVNSLDIDYELCDRVVLTLRAEDLYTEKGNRYSQNETLQILITDVNDNTPLFLPISETFVVVPEISPVDLQVATVKATDADSGLKGTITFSIVSVVLVEDNGASRPFENLFKVVPKPEQDGYIGSIQVASNLDGSLKGQYQVTVEAQDCEAPVHRAQTTLNIFTVDQSYRVRLQFLATVDEVQSNSEKIKVALITATKAGVYVVAIQSMEDTRTSQVEAKSVMEAYFVYSNGTALDVNQLSMLIQSDPLVLAELVNLGLAVIGPGEVAKPTRETEFIGIIAGLAVFLLVFILIMTLVLVLTTRSYKRKLSAMKALKVATTYSPATAQQGAGIPGTNQYNAEGANPMLNLSLDPSHDLGFHEDSSSVTSVNSLDENTVNAPRDDISAKQDEVQLKEPTDKEVLVAALNLKEPTKTAYTNITFTTTDL, translated from the exons ATGGCATGGAACTCACTGGTGCTGCTCCCCTTCCTCCTGGTGACAG TTTCAGGCAATGCAGCTCCCTTCTTCAACATGACCTTTGTCTACGTGCCTGAGGACCTGGAGCTGG GCCAGCTTGCTTTCCAGCTGACAGCTACTGACATAGACGGGGACCCACTCACCTACAGCATCAGTGGGCCAGAGGCCTTCTACTTCACTGCTGATGCCCAGACAGGCAACGTGATGCTGAGGAACACCCTGGACCGTGAG CTCCATGCCAAGCTCACCATCACCGTCAGGGTATCTGATGGGATGAACGACGCA GTCTCCAGAAAACTCACAATCATCGTGGAGGACCGTAATGACAACGCCCCGGTCTTCCAGCACCTGCCGTATGAAACATCCATCCCCGAG AACATGAAACCCAACAGCACCATCTACACCGTGTTTGCCAATGACAGCGACACAGGGAATGCCTCCAAAGTCAGCTACAGCATCGAGGAG GTGATCCCAGACAGCATGAAGAATCAACGGCTTTTCTACATCCTGTCCAACGGGAGTGTGATGCTCAATGGCTCACTGGACTATGCCAAGAACACCTTCTACCAGCTCAAGATCCTCGCCATG GACAGCGGGGGCATGCTGCACAATGAGTTGATCTTCCAGAAGAGCTCAGCCTACCTGACCCTGACTATCCGTGACCTGCCCAACCTGGACCCACGGTTTCTCAATGAGCCCTACTCCGGCTCTGTGCCCGAGAACTGTGCCCTG GGCACCACTGTGCTGACCGTCACCGCTATGGACAGAGACACAGGGGTGAATGATGAAATCTCCTACAGCATCACCA ATGCCAGCATTCCCTTTGCTATCAATGACACAACGGGCATCATCACTGTGAGCGGGTCCCTGGACCGTGAGCAGCTGCCAGGCGAGGAAGTGCTGCTGGAAGTCATG GCACGTGAGAAGAAGCTGGACATCCACGGCAAGGTGGCCCAGGCCAGCACCCTGGTGACGGTCATGGTGACCGATGTCAATGACAACAAGCCCCAATTCTAccactgctccctccccagctgcaacTTCTCCACTGGTGCCCAGAACAACTTCAGGGGCAACATCATAGAGCACTCCTCCTCCAGACTGCCCGTGTCCAACCTCAGCATCGTTGCCCATGACCCGGACAAG AGCATCAACAGCAATTATGGGCTGTACCTGCAGGGCCCGAATGCCAGCGCCTTCACTGTCTCCCCCACAAAGATCGTAGGCACAGGGGAGGTCCAGCTGCTGGTGCAAGACCCGTCTTCTGTGGACTACGAGATAAGCCATTTCATGGTGGTGCAG ATCGTTGCTAATGACACAGGGAACCCCACAAACTGCTGCTCCACAGCCACCGTGACCATCAGCATCACTGACAGCAATGACCACATCCCTGAGTTCCCCCAGAGCACCTATAGCCTGAGCGTGATGGAGAACAGCCCTGCTGGCACCGTCATCTCCCCAAACATCACG GCCTATGATCCGGACAGTGGTGCCTGGGGCCAGATCACCTACCAGCTGCTCCCAGAGAACAT CCGTAAAATCTTCATGGTGAACACCACAACTGGGGCACTGCTGGTGCAGAATGGGAGCTTGCTGGACCGGGAGACTCGTTCCATCTACCACGCCAACCTCCAGGCCAAGGATGGGGGCAACCTAGTGGGCACCACAGTGCTGGAGATCACTGTGCTGGATGACAATGACATAGCACCCATCATCACCGGCTCCTACTTCATCTCAGTGGAAGAGGGGCAGAACGTCAGAACGCAGATCCAG GCCATTGACAACGACGAGCCTGGCAGTAACAACAGCAAATTAGGCTTCAAGATCTTGCCAGGACCGTTCAGTGACAACTTCACCATCGATGCGGCCACAAATGAGATATACAGCAAGGAGCCGCTGGACCGCGAGGCCTTGGAAGATGCGCGGGGGCAGATGGTTGTGACGGTGGAGGTGTACGACCACGGCGTGCCACAGCACACCACCTCAGTGAACGTCACCATCACTGTGGGG GATGTGAATGACAATGCACCCGTGTTCCTCAGCCAGTCCTATAATTTCTCAGTCTTTGAAGACTCTCCAG GATCCCTCGTGGGTGAGGTGGAGGCCACAGATGCCGACCGAACAGAGATAAATTCCCGCATTTCCTTCCTACTTCAGAGGGGCAGTGGTTCCAGCAATTTCTTGATCCGCTCATCCTCCCTGGGGCCAGGGCACTACAGCGGGCAGCTGTCCGTAGACCCTGACATGTCCCTGGACTATGACACCCTGCAGCAGAAGTTCTTCTCCTTGGTGGTGCTGGCAGAGAACACAGCTGCGGACAATGTGGGGGACAAGGCCAACGTCTCGGTGGTGGTCCACATCCTAGACATCAATGACGAGCCCCCCACTGTCCTGCTGCCCTCGCTGCAGGATGTACGCGTGAGCGAGAACGGCACGCAGCAGGGTCTGGTCCACACACTACTCGCCTCTGACCCAGACACCAACCACTCGCTGGTCTTCAAGAAGCTGGCAGTTGCCTGCTTCAAGGGGGCAAGCAGCGCTGGGGAGGTGTGCTGGGACTGGTTTGTGCTGGCACCCAATGGCTCGGTGCTGGTGAACAGCTTGGACATTGACTATGAGTTGTGTGACAGGGTGGTGCTCACGCTGCGGGCTGAAGATTTGTACACCGAGAAGGGCAACCGCTACAGCCAGAACG AAACCCTGCAGATCCTCATCACTGATGTGAATGACAACACGCCGCTCTTCCTGCCCATCTCGGAGACCTTTG TGGTTGTCCCTGAAATCTCTCCTGTGGACCTTCAAGTGGCTACCGTGAAG GCCACGGACGCTGACTCAGGGCTCAAAGGAACCATCACCTTCTCCATCGTCAGCGTGGTGCTCGTGGAGGACAATGGGGCCAGCCGGCCCTTTGAGAACCTCTTCAAGGTGGTGCCAAAGCCCGAGCAGGACGGCTACATCGGGAGCATCCA GGTGGCCAGCAACCTCGATGGCTCGCTGAAGGGGCAGTACCAGGTGACAGTGGAGGCTCAGGACTGTGAGGCACCAGTGCACAGAGCACAGACCACGCTGAAT ATCTTCACGGTGGATCAGAGCTACCGTGTTCGCCTCCAGTTTCTGGCAACAGTGGATGAAGTCCAGAGTAACTCTGAAAAGATCAAAGT GGCACTGATCACTGCGACCAAGGCAGGGGTCTACGTGGTGGCCATCCAGAGCATGGAGGACACCCGCACCTCCCA GGTAGAAGCCAAGTCGGTGATGGAGGCATACTTCGTCTACAGCAATGGCACTGCCCTGGACGTCAACCAGCTGAGCAT GCTCATACAGTCTGACCCGCTGGTCCTGGCTGAGCTGGTGAACTTGGGCCTGGCTGTCATC ggCCCCGGCGAGGTGGCAAAGCCCACCAGGGAGACAGAGTTCATTGGTATCATCGCAGGACTGGCAGTGTTCCTGCTCGTCTTCATCCTCATCATGACCCTGGTCTTGGTTCTCACTACCAGGAG CTACAAGAGGAAGCTGAGTGCGATGAAGGCTCTGAAGGTGGCCACAACATACAGCCCTGCCACTGcccagcagggagcaggcaTCCCTGGCACCAACCAGTACAACGCAGAGGG GGCCAACCCCATGCTGAACCTCTCGCTCGATCCCTCCCACGACCTGGGCTTCCACGAGGACTCCAGCTCTGTGACCAG TGTGAATTCCCTGGATGAAAACACAGTAAACGCACCCAGGGATGACATCAGTGCCAAG CAGGACGAAGTGCAGCTGAAGGAACCCACTGACAAGGAGGTGCTGGTGGCCGCCCTGAACCTGAAGGAGCCCACCAAAACAGCATACACCAACATTACCTTCACCACCACGGACTTGTGA
- the GPRIN1 gene encoding G protein-regulated inducer of neurite outgrowth 1 yields MGAPRAGRRGDTDGTGGCGGGTPGPHAPRGSRPSLASPPLPGAAGAGGSRGERPGARYRPRRHRPTHARRRCRRRAGAKRSGTGRGGSGLEDPSPQGCPDHFPRLQQLLQRLEPAPGLAVPGEGWLLRPVAGLAWEKPSLGMGSAKEPEGLRLLSRQAGAEDTCEPGASSPGCPPAGECLPGSGCAVGGRAMRTCCVAEPEAQGTTAGPAAEKKVPSPTGLAPSTLLPDDNAEPSVTAATGSCGGPSGPVLACGPMGMGVPGTQKDNMAPAPTLPEPCLKAPSEDMGNAPGPAKHVAFLEPAAGARAAELPSQEQPQGGAGTSLGAVPQPRGDEAPKRPQGDMEDPPSAGTAASGGRSEAGPSPTALGQGRAEGSPAQAVGAGSSQQPQAAKLLCESYSFEVTPPQDAGTQDMGTQVDSRASLVSVALSPMSPPGGAAAFTFPKRELGSAVAPRLEPSKKDAEMQVSMPVETRSVATGPMTPVAKSPQASYPEVHVKGTVAEEAPEPIREVSWDEKGMTWEVYGASMEVEVLGMAIQKHLEKQIEEHGRQVVMTPQSTRTGSVKGAPRKGEAKRQPSVFRALLQNVRRPRCCSRAGPAME; encoded by the exons ATGGGTGCTCCCAGGGCGGGCCGGCGGGGTGACACCGATGGCAccggggggtgtgggggaggtACGCCGGGACCCCACGCTCCCCGCGGCAGCCGGCCCTCCCTCGCCTCCCCACCGCTgcccggggccgccggggcgggcggcagccgGGGGGAGCGGCCCGGGGCGCGGTAccgcccccgccgccaccgccccaCGCATGCtcgccgccgctgccgccgccgcgccggaGCCAAGCGGagcgggacgggacggggcgggAGCGGACTGGAGGACCCGTCGCCGCAG GGCTGCCCGGACCACTTCCCCcggctccagcagctgctgcagcgccTGGAACCTGCTCCCGGTCTGGCTGTGCCGGGGGAAGGCTGGCTTTTACG ACCTGTGGCGGGACTAGCATGGGAGAAGCCTTCCCTGGGCATGGGCAGCGCTAAGGAGCCTGAGGGGCTGCGGCTACTGAGCCGCCAGGCTGGAGCTGAGGACACCTGCGAGCCTGGTGCCAGCTCCCCTGGCTGCCCACCTGCTGGCGAGTGCCTGCCCGGCTCCGGCTGTGCCGTGGGGGGCCGTGCCATGAGGACCTGCTGCGTGGCTGAGCCGGAGGCCCAGGGCACCACGGCTggcccagcagcagagaagaaggTGCCATCACCGACGGGACTGGCTCCCAGCACGCTTCTCCCAGATGACAATGCGGAGCCGAGCGTGACGGCAGCAACAGGGAGCTGTGGGGGACCAAGTGGCCCTGTGCTTGCCTGTGGTCCCATGGGCATGGGGGTCCCTGGCACCCAGAAGGACAACATGGCCCCCGCGCCCACCCTGCCGGAGCCCTGCCTCAAGGCACCCAGCGAGGACATGGGGAACGCGCCAGGTCCTGCCAAACACGTGGCGTTCTTGGAGCCTGCCGcaggtgccagagcagctgagcttccaagccaggagcagccccagggtggTGCAGGGACATcgctgggtgctgtgccccagccGAGGGGCGACGAGGCTCCCAAGCGGCCCCAGGGGGACATGGAGGACCCACCCAGCGCCGGCACTGCGGCGAGTGGCGGCCGGAGCGAGGCAGGGCCGAGCCCCACCGCCctgggccagggcagggctgaggggagcccagcccaggctgtgggcgccgggagcagccagcagccccaggcagccaaGCTGCTCTGCGAGTCCTACTCCTTTGAGGTGACCCCACCGCAGGACGCCGGGACACAGGACATGGGGACGCAAGTGGACAGCCGGGCGTCCCTGGTGTCGGTGGCTTTGAGCCCCATGAGCCCCCCCGGCggtgctgctgccttcaccttCCCCAAgagggagctgggctctgctgtcGCCCCACGCCTGGAGCCCTCCAAGAAGGACGCAGAGATGCAGGTGTCCATGCCCGTGGAGACCCGCTCGGTGGCCACTGGGCCCATGACACCAGTAGCCAAGTCCCCGCAAGCCTCATACCCTGAGGTGCATGTGAAGGGGACGGTGGCAGAGGAGGCTCCAGAGCCCATCCGGGAGGTGAGCTGGGATGAGAAGGGGATGACGTGGGAGGTGTATGGGGCCTCCATGGAGGTGGAGGTGCTGGGCATGGCCATCCAGAAGCACCTGGAGAAGCAGATCGAGGAGCATGGGCGGCAGGTGGTGATGACCCCGCAGAGCACCCGCACCGGCTCTGTCAAGGGAGCCCCCCGCAAAGGCGAGGCCAAGAGGCAGCCCAGCGTCTTCCGCGCTCTGCTGCAAAACGTCCGGCGGCCCCGGTGCTGCtcccgcgccggccccgccaTGGAGTGA